The Pseudomonas sp. GD03919 region GCTACGGCTGCAACTGTCTTGGTCCGGGGGCTTAACTATTGGGCAGCAGGCGCACGGTCAGGCTCTTGATGTAGCGGGTCTCGTTGATCGCCGGGTGCACCGGGTGATCCGGGCCCTGGGCGCCGCGCTCGAGCAACTGGATGTTGCGATCCAGATGGCGGGCGCTGGTCAGCAGGATGTTCTGCAGGTTGTCCTCATCCAGGTGCATGGAGCAGCTGGCGCTGACCAGGATGCCGTCCTTGTTCAGCAGGCGCATGGCGGTTTCGTTGAGGCGGCGGTAGGCCGCCTCGCCGTTCTTGATGTCCTTCTTGCGCTTGATGAAGGCGGGTGGGTCGGCTATCACCACGTCGAAGCGCTCTTCGGCGGATTTCAGTTCACGCAGGGCGGCGAACACGTCACCTTCGACGCAGGTGACCTTTTCGGCGAAACCGTTGAGCGTGGCGTTGCGCTCCACGCCGTCGAGGGCGAAGGCCGAGGCGTCCACGCAGAACACTTCGCTGGCGCCGAACGCTGCAGCCTGCACGCCCCAGCCGCCGATGTAGCTGAACAGGTCGAGCACGCGCTTGCCTTTGACGTAGGGCGCCAGGCGTGCACGGTTCATGCGGTGGTCATAGAACCAGCCGGTCTTCTGCCCTTCGATCACCGGTGCTTCGAACTTCACGCCGTTCTCTTCCAGCGCTACCCACTCCGGCACCTCGCCGTAGGCAGTCGCCACGTAGCGTTCGAGGCCTTCAGCGTCGCGCGCGCTGGAGTCGTTCTTGAACAGGATGCCGCTGGGTTTGCACACCTGGATCAGCGCGGCGAGCACGTCGTCCTTGTGTGCCTCCATGGTGGCCGAAGCCAGCTGCACCACCAAAATGTCAAAGAAGCGGTCGACCACCAGGCCCGGTAGCAGATCGGAGTCGCCATACACCAGGCGGTAGCAGGGCTTGTCGAATAGACGCTCGCGCAGCGACAGGCAGACGTTGAGGCGATGCACCAGCAGGGATTTGTCCAGCACGTGCTTGACGTCGCGCGACAGCAGGCGCGCGCAGATCAGGTTGTTCGGACTCATGGCGACGATGCCCAGCGGCTTGCCGCCGGCAGCTTCGAGAACAGCCTGGTCCCCGGCGGCAAAACCATGCAGCGGGGTGGCGGCGACATCGATCTCGTTGCTGTAGACCCACAGGTGGCCGGCGCGCAGGCGTCGGTCGGCGTTGGCTTTCAGGCGCAGACTGGGCAGGGAAGACATGAGTTCGGGCTCCGCGGGGAAAAGAGCGGGATTATAGCGGTTTGCACACGGGGCCGGCGGTTACAAAAGTCGACTGCGGGCTGGTCTGTGCTTTGGCTAGACTGTGCGCTACTTCTCACCCTGCACGATCCCTCTTTCATGACCTACGAACTTACCGCCGAACAGATCCAGCAAGTCCTGCAGGGGATCAGCGTACCGCCGCAACCACAGATCATGGTCGATCTGCAGATGGAACAGATCATGCCCAGCCCCGATCTGCGCAGCATCGCCAAGCTGATCAGTCAGGACCCGGGTCTGTCCGGCGCACTGCTGAAAATCGTCAACTCGCCGCATTTCGGCCTGGCCAATCGCATCGCCTCGATCCAGCAGGCGGTCAATCTGCTGGGCTGCAACACGGTGATCAACCTGATCAATGCGCAGTCGATCAAGGGTGAGCTGACCGATGAGGCGATCCTGGTGCTCAACCGCTTCTGGGACAGTGCTCAGGATGTGGCCATGACCTGCCTGACCCTGGCCAAGCGCCTCGGCTATCACTCGCCGGACGAGGCCTACAGCCTGGGGCTGTTCCACAACTGCGGCATCCCGCTGATGATCAAGCGCTTCCCCAACTATATGCAGGTACTGGAGGAGGCTTACGCCAGCGCCAGCGACGAGCGCCGCGTGGTTGATACCGAAAACCGTCTGCTGACCACCAATCATGCGGTGGTGGGGTATTTCACGGCGCGTTCCTGGCGCCTGCCAGAACACCTCTGCGAGGTCATCGCCAACCACCACAACGCGCTGTCGATCTTCAGCGACGACTCCGGGCGTGATGCACAGCTCAAGACGCTACTGGGCATCCTGAAGATGGCCGAGCATATCTGCGACACCCATCGTGTGTTGGGTGGCCAGGCCGTCGACATGGAATGGCAATACATCGCCCAGCCGATTCTGGAGTATGTGGGGCTCTCGGAGTATGACTTCGAGAACCTGCGTGAGAGCATCCGCGACCTGGCCGTGCTCTGAAGCGGGGTGCGCCGCTCACGCGCGGGTGTGCGCTACCGTTTTCTGCGCCGCTCCTGCTAAGGTGGCGCACCGTCGTTTTCCTGCCGTAGCGCCATGCCTGAATTACCTGAAGTCGAAACCACTCGCCGGGGCATTGCCCCCTATCTGGAAGGTCAGCGCGTCAGCCGCGTGATCGTGCGTGAGCGCCGCCTGCGCTGGCCGATTCCCGAAGATCTGGACATTCGCCTGTCCGGTCAGCGCATCGAGCGCGTCGAGCGCCGTGCCAAGTACCTGCTGATCAAGGCCGAGGCAGGCAGCCTGATCAGCCACCTGGGCATGTCCGGCAGCCTGCGCCTGGTCGCGTGCGGCCTGGCTGCGGCCAAGCACGAGCATGTGGACATCGAGCTGGAGTCCGGCCTGGCGCTGCGTTACACCGATCCGCGGCGCTTCGGCGCGCTGCTCTGGAGCGAAGACCCGTTGCGCCACGAGCTGCTCAGCAAGCTTGGCCCGGAGCCGCTGGGTGGCGCCTTCGATGGTGAGCGCCTGTTTCAGTTGTCACGCGGGCGCAGCATGGCGGTCAAGCCGTTCATCATGGACAACGCCGTGGTGGTGGGCGTGGGTAACATTTACGCCAGCGAAGCGCTGTTCGCCGCCGGTATCGACCCGCGCCGCGAGGCCGGCTCAATCTCCCGGGCGCGTTATTTGAAGCTGGCCGATGAAATCAAGCGCATCCTCGCTTATGCCATCGAGCGCGGTGGCACCACGCTGCGCGACTTTGTCGGCGGTGATGGTCAGCCGGGCTATTTCCAGCAGGAGCTGTTCGTCTACGGCCGAGGCGGCGAGTTCTGCAAGGCCTGTGGCGGTACCCTGCGAGAGGTCAAACTGGGCCAGCGAGCCAGCGTCTACTGCCCACGTTGCCAGCGTTGAAACGCCTGATACGAATAAAAAATCCGAGGTACTGATGTCCGGCAACTATCTGCCCCCCAATCCTTTCGCCGAATGGCTGGGCCGCACGGTGTTGAAGCTGATGGGCTGGCGTATCGACGGCCAGTTGCCGAAGCTCGACAAGTTCGTCGCCATCGGTGCCCACCATACGTCCAACTGGGACTTCGTGATTTTCATCGCGCTGAAGTTCGTGCTGCGCCTCAATGCCCGCTGGTTCGGCAAGCACAGCATCTTTCGCTGGCCTTTTGGCGGTCTGATGCGCAGCTGGGGCGGTGTCCCGATTCGCCGGGACCGCACGCTCAACACCGTCGAGCAGGCGGTGCAGGCCTTTCTCGAGCATGATCAGTTCATCCTGGTACTGTCGCCCGAAGGCACGCGCAAGAAGGTCGAGCGCTGGCGGATGGGCTTCTACCATATCGCCCTTGGCGCCGGTGTCCCCATTGTGCTCGGCGCGCTGGACTATCAGAACCGGCGGGTGGTGATCGGCCCTGTTTTCCAGCCTACTGGGGATGAGCGCGCCGATCTGGCGGCGATGCTGGCGTTCTTTCGTCCTTACGTGCCGAAAAAGCCGGAGTATGCCTTTCACGGCGATTGACGTCCGTCACGCTGACAATTGCCAATGCGCTGTTATAGTTAACTGGCAGTTGAAAAACTACCTGCGTTGCCATTGCTGCGTTTAAAACAGGCTCGTGCGCGAGTCCGATCAAAATGCTCATTTACAACGCGTAAACTCCGTTTTTTCGCCTATTTTTGCCTTGCACTGGCTGTCTCGCCTACGTTTTTCAACAGCCTGTTAATGTCAGTTTCCCGAATAACCTGAAGGATCGATCCATGAAAGCGTTCCGCACTTCCGCCGTTGTCCTGGCGCTGACCTCTGGCCTGCTGGCGCTCTCGGCGCAGGCGGAAGTGGTTCAGCAGAACGTCAGCGGCGACCCGCTGTACACCGTCGAAGCGCCCAAGGGTTTCGCCATGGTTGGTGATCTGGTTGTCGCCCGCCCGCTGCTGATCGGCGCAACCCTGGTCGGCACTGCAGCCTTCATTGTCAGCCTGCCGTTCACTGCGCTGGGGGGCAACGTCGGTGAAGCCGCGCAAGCCCTGGTGGTCGAGCCGGGGCGTGAAGCATTCGTACGTTGCCTGGGCTGCACCAGCAGCGGCTACAAGCAAAACTGATTCGCTGTAACCTGTTTATCGCGGCCCCACGCCTCCTGGTCGAGGCGTGGGGGCGCGTGCATGTGTATGCCGAAAAAGGAAAGCACGGTGATCATGAAGTACCTGCGTGCGGTGATGTTGCTGCTGGTGGTGGCGGGGTTGATTGCCTCGTTCTGGTTCAGCCAGGGCTGGCTGCAGCTTTGCGCCGGGCTGGCGATCTTCCTGTTCGGCATGCAATGCCTGGAAGAGGGCTTGCGCCAGCTGGCCGGCAGCAAGCTGGAACAGATACTCGGACGTAGCACCTCCACGCCCTTCAAGAGCCTGTTGTTCGGCGTTGGCGGCACCTTGTTGCTGCAGTCCAGCACCCTGGTGTCGCTGCTGACCATCGCGTTCATCAGCACCGGGCTGATTCAACTGGCCGGTGGCATCGCCATTCTGTTTGGCGCCAACCTGGGCGCCACCAGCGGCATCTGGCTGCTGGCACTCGCCGGGCAGAACCTCAGCCTGAGTCCGCTGGCGCTGCCCCTGCTGGTGTTCGGTGTACTGGCGGGCTTCTTCGGGCCCAAGAGCAAGGCGGCCGGGCGCATCGTGCTGGGCATCGCTTTTATCTTTCTCGGCATCGATCAGATCAAGGAGGGCTTTGCCAGTTTCGGCGATGGCCTGGACATGACCGCCTATCACGAGAGCGGGTTGCGTGGGGCGCTGCTGTTCACGGCCATTGGCATGGCCGTTACTGTGGTGCTGCAGTCCAGCCACGCCACGTTGATGCTGACTCTTGCCGCGCTGGCCAGCGGCCAACTGGAGCTGGGGCAAAGCCTGGCCATCGCTATCGGTTCCAACGTCGGCAGCAGCGTGACCACCGCCTTCGTCGGCTCATTGGGTGGCAATCGCAGCGGTCAGCGGCTGGCCCTGGCGCATGCGTTGTTCAACATCACCACAGGGGTGATCGCGTTCATCCTGCTCGGCCCGCTGACTTGGCTGGTGCAGGCGCTGGCCGAACCACTTGGGCTGGGCGGCAATAGTCTGATTCAACTGGCGATGTTCCATACCCTGTTCAATGCAATGGGCGTGGCGCTGTTCTGGCCGTTACAGGCGCGTCTGGCGCAGTGGTTGATTCGCTGGCTGCCGGAGCGTGTCGAACCGTCGGTGCTGATCACCGAGTTGCTGCCGGAGCAGATGGCCGAACCCGAGCTTACCCGTGCCCGTTACCTCAATGAGCGGGCGCTGGACTCGGTGGATGCGGCCTCCGGCGCGGTGGTGCAGGAGTTGGGGCACCTGGGGCGCCTGAGTCTGGAAGTGATCTGCCATGCGCTCTACCTGCCGGTGGATCAACTGGCGCGTGTGCGCGGCGATGAGCATTTGCTGCAGGCCAAGCCCGCCCATGGTGGGTTCGAGGCCGATCACCTGTATCGCGTACATATCAAGGGCGTGTATGGCGATCTGCTGAGTTTCATGGGCCGCATGGAGCTGCCCATGGATGAAGCGCACCAGCAGTTCTGGGTCAGCTGCCAGTTGGCAGCGCTGCAACTGGTGGATGCGGTCAAGGATGCCAAGCACTTGCAGAAGAACCTCGGCCATTATCTCGACGCGCCGCCCTCGGCCGTGCGTGACGCCTATGTGGAGCTGCGTCGCCATTTGCTCGCCACCCTGCATGAGGTGCGCGAGCTGGCGCGTACCGACCTGCCGGAGGAGGCCTGGCAGTCACGCCTGCGCTGGCTCGACGAGCAGGCGGCCAATTTCGATGCCGCATTCCGCCAGCGGCTGTTTGCCCAGGTACGCGAGGGGCGTCTGGATGGCCTGCAGACCAGTTCCCTGATGAATGATCTGGGCTATGCCAGCCGTATTTTCCAGAGCCTGCGCAACGTGCTGATGCTGGGCAGCGAGCAGGCGCTGTTCCGTGAACTGCGCAAGTTCGGTGAGGAGCAGGAGAGCCTGATACGGCTCCCCTGAGGCCTGATAGCCCGGATGAAATCCGGCAGCGGTTGTGCAATTTCCCCGGATTGCATCCGGGCTACGGTCATATGCGGTCGGTGCGTATCAGGGCGTCGCGGTGCCAATCCCGCGCGGATCGCTGGCCGCCTGCACCTCGCCGCTGGCCTTGTTCCAGAACAGCACTTGCTGGTTGCCGTACTGCCGCTCCAGAGGTTTGAGTGCATGGCCGCGCTTTTGCAGCGCGGCGATCTGCTCAGCGCTGAAGGTATCCGGCTCATGCTCGATCACGTCGGGCAGGAACTGGTGGTGGTAGCGCGCCACCGCCGGCCAGCGCCCGATGGGCTGATCGTCCAGGTATTCGAGCATCGACAGCAGCACCATGCTGGGGATACGGCTGCCACCCGGTGTGCCGAAGGCGGCGAACTCATCCACACTTTCGATGAAGCTCGGGCTCATCGATGACAGTGGGCGTTTACCGCCGGCGATGCTGTTGGCCTGGCTGCCGGCTAAACCATAGGCGTTGGCGCCCTGTACGTCGGCGGCGAAATCGTCCATCTCGTCGTTGAGCAGCACACCGGTGCCGGGCACGGTGAAGGCGGCGCCGAACGGCAGGTTGATCGACAGCGTTGCAGCCACCGCGTTGCCTTCGGTATCGAGCACGGCAAAATGCGTGGTGTGGTCGCCTTCATGCCAGGTGCCGGCTGGCGGCAGGCTGGCGCTGGGGGTGGCCTGCGCGGGGTCGATGCTGCCGGCCAGTACCGCCAGGTGTCCAGGCGAGAGCAATTGCTCCACCGGGTTGTTGACGAAGTCCGGGTCGCCCAGCAGGCCTCGATCCCGGTATACGCGGCGCAGCGCTTCGACCACGTAATGCACCCGTTGCACCGGCTCCGCGTCGCGCCAGGGCAGTTGGCCGAGTATCGCCAGGCTCTGCGCCAGGGCGATGCCGCCAGCCGAGGGCGGCGGTGCGCTGATCAGCTCGCGGCCATCCGCCAAAGCGAAACGTAGCGGTGCGCGGCGGACGATGTGGTACTCGTGCAGGTCATCC contains the following coding sequences:
- a CDS encoding class I SAM-dependent rRNA methyltransferase, encoding MSSLPSLRLKANADRRLRAGHLWVYSNEIDVAATPLHGFAAGDQAVLEAAGGKPLGIVAMSPNNLICARLLSRDVKHVLDKSLLVHRLNVCLSLRERLFDKPCYRLVYGDSDLLPGLVVDRFFDILVVQLASATMEAHKDDVLAALIQVCKPSGILFKNDSSARDAEGLERYVATAYGEVPEWVALEENGVKFEAPVIEGQKTGWFYDHRMNRARLAPYVKGKRVLDLFSYIGGWGVQAAAFGASEVFCVDASAFALDGVERNATLNGFAEKVTCVEGDVFAALRELKSAEERFDVVIADPPAFIKRKKDIKNGEAAYRRLNETAMRLLNKDGILVSASCSMHLDEDNLQNILLTSARHLDRNIQLLERGAQGPDHPVHPAINETRYIKSLTVRLLPNS
- a CDS encoding HDOD domain-containing protein, with amino-acid sequence MTYELTAEQIQQVLQGISVPPQPQIMVDLQMEQIMPSPDLRSIAKLISQDPGLSGALLKIVNSPHFGLANRIASIQQAVNLLGCNTVINLINAQSIKGELTDEAILVLNRFWDSAQDVAMTCLTLAKRLGYHSPDEAYSLGLFHNCGIPLMIKRFPNYMQVLEEAYASASDERRVVDTENRLLTTNHAVVGYFTARSWRLPEHLCEVIANHHNALSIFSDDSGRDAQLKTLLGILKMAEHICDTHRVLGGQAVDMEWQYIAQPILEYVGLSEYDFENLRESIRDLAVL
- the mutM gene encoding bifunctional DNA-formamidopyrimidine glycosylase/DNA-(apurinic or apyrimidinic site) lyase, which gives rise to MPELPEVETTRRGIAPYLEGQRVSRVIVRERRLRWPIPEDLDIRLSGQRIERVERRAKYLLIKAEAGSLISHLGMSGSLRLVACGLAAAKHEHVDIELESGLALRYTDPRRFGALLWSEDPLRHELLSKLGPEPLGGAFDGERLFQLSRGRSMAVKPFIMDNAVVVGVGNIYASEALFAAGIDPRREAGSISRARYLKLADEIKRILAYAIERGGTTLRDFVGGDGQPGYFQQELFVYGRGGEFCKACGGTLREVKLGQRASVYCPRCQR
- a CDS encoding lysophospholipid acyltransferase family protein — translated: MSGNYLPPNPFAEWLGRTVLKLMGWRIDGQLPKLDKFVAIGAHHTSNWDFVIFIALKFVLRLNARWFGKHSIFRWPFGGLMRSWGGVPIRRDRTLNTVEQAVQAFLEHDQFILVLSPEGTRKKVERWRMGFYHIALGAGVPIVLGALDYQNRRVVIGPVFQPTGDERADLAAMLAFFRPYVPKKPEYAFHGD
- a CDS encoding multidrug transporter gives rise to the protein MKAFRTSAVVLALTSGLLALSAQAEVVQQNVSGDPLYTVEAPKGFAMVGDLVVARPLLIGATLVGTAAFIVSLPFTALGGNVGEAAQALVVEPGREAFVRCLGCTSSGYKQN
- a CDS encoding Na/Pi cotransporter family protein, with product MKYLRAVMLLLVVAGLIASFWFSQGWLQLCAGLAIFLFGMQCLEEGLRQLAGSKLEQILGRSTSTPFKSLLFGVGGTLLLQSSTLVSLLTIAFISTGLIQLAGGIAILFGANLGATSGIWLLALAGQNLSLSPLALPLLVFGVLAGFFGPKSKAAGRIVLGIAFIFLGIDQIKEGFASFGDGLDMTAYHESGLRGALLFTAIGMAVTVVLQSSHATLMLTLAALASGQLELGQSLAIAIGSNVGSSVTTAFVGSLGGNRSGQRLALAHALFNITTGVIAFILLGPLTWLVQALAEPLGLGGNSLIQLAMFHTLFNAMGVALFWPLQARLAQWLIRWLPERVEPSVLITELLPEQMAEPELTRARYLNERALDSVDAASGAVVQELGHLGRLSLEVICHALYLPVDQLARVRGDEHLLQAKPAHGGFEADHLYRVHIKGVYGDLLSFMGRMELPMDEAHQQFWVSCQLAALQLVDAVKDAKHLQKNLGHYLDAPPSAVRDAYVELRRHLLATLHEVRELARTDLPEEAWQSRLRWLDEQAANFDAAFRQRLFAQVREGRLDGLQTSSLMNDLGYASRIFQSLRNVLMLGSEQALFRELRKFGEEQESLIRLP
- the ggt gene encoding gamma-glutamyltransferase, which codes for MLRTLLLSTLLLGASLLAQAAPQQPAIATAHPAATAAAQQMLDAGGNAFDAAVAASAALAVVEPYGSGIGGGGFFLLRSGGETPTYDFLDARERAPLEARADLYVRDGKVQRELSLNGALAAAIPGLPAALVELAEKHGRLPLKTSLEPAIRLANEGFAVDRVYRERATWRLAALRDDAESARLFLDQGEVPAEGFLLRQAELGDTLQALAEQGRAGFYAGPVAERLVTGVRHAGGIWTLDDLHEYHIVRRAPLRFALADGRELISAPPPSAGGIALAQSLAILGQLPWRDAEPVQRVHYVVEALRRVYRDRGLLGDPDFVNNPVEQLLSPGHLAVLAGSIDPAQATPSASLPPAGTWHEGDHTTHFAVLDTEGNAVAATLSINLPFGAAFTVPGTGVLLNDEMDDFAADVQGANAYGLAGSQANSIAGGKRPLSSMSPSFIESVDEFAAFGTPGGSRIPSMVLLSMLEYLDDQPIGRWPAVARYHHQFLPDVIEHEPDTFSAEQIAALQKRGHALKPLERQYGNQQVLFWNKASGEVQAASDPRGIGTATP